The following proteins are co-located in the Macaca thibetana thibetana isolate TM-01 chromosome 6, ASM2454274v1, whole genome shotgun sequence genome:
- the LOC126956801 gene encoding uncharacterized protein LOC126956801 isoform X2, with protein MTKKPGLRMTRSRMGVAGKLWSNYLASPSWFSLLQNEDVQAATSQNDSHPRLPKPPDRRQRSPTAQRHFLKTWGAQRWKQPIHPGAAPNAAGSQHPEPSDTKEQNEAPTARGGQIQGPQRKWRQTPSPGQSLCLSPSPCISFSFRSVGLPPI; from the exons ATGACCAAGAAACCGGGCCTCAGGATGACGAGAAGCAGAATGGGCGTTG CTGGAAAGCTGTGGTCAAATTACTTAGCCTCTCCAAGCTGGTTTTCccttctgcaaaatgaggatgtACAAGCTGCCACCTCACAGAATGACT CTCACCCACGCCTCCCCAAGCCTCCCGACAGAAGACAGAGGTCCCCCACAGCCCAGAGACATTTCCTGAAGACATGGGGAGCACAGAGGTGGAAACAGCCCATCCACCCAGGAGCGGCCCCCAATGCTGCCGGCAGCCAGCACCCAGAGCCATCAG ACACAAAGGAACAGAATGAGGCACCAACAGCCAGGGGTGGGCAGATTCAAGGCCCACAGAGGAAATGGAGGCAAACACCTTCCCCTGGTCAGAGTCTGTGCCTCAGCCCTTCTCCCTGCATCAGTTTCTCCTTCAGAAGCGTGGGACTACCTCCCATCTAG
- the LOC126956801 gene encoding uncharacterized protein LOC126956801 isoform X3: MLMLEKQELWRSSLLGPEEGQQRAAQRQNSHPRLPKPPDRRQRSPTAQRHFLKTWGAQRWKQPIHPGAAPNAAGSQHPEPSDTKEQNEAPTARGGQIQGPQRKWRQTPSPGQSLCLSPSPCISFSFRSVGLPPI; the protein is encoded by the exons ATGCTAATGTTGGAGAAGCAAGAACTCTGGAGAAGCAGCCTCCTGGGACCAGAAGAGGGCCAGCAGCGGGCAGCTCAGAGACAGAACT CTCACCCACGCCTCCCCAAGCCTCCCGACAGAAGACAGAGGTCCCCCACAGCCCAGAGACATTTCCTGAAGACATGGGGAGCACAGAGGTGGAAACAGCCCATCCACCCAGGAGCGGCCCCCAATGCTGCCGGCAGCCAGCACCCAGAGCCATCAG ACACAAAGGAACAGAATGAGGCACCAACAGCCAGGGGTGGGCAGATTCAAGGCCCACAGAGGAAATGGAGGCAAACACCTTCCCCTGGTCAGAGTCTGTGCCTCAGCCCTTCTCCCTGCATCAGTTTCTCCTTCAGAAGCGTGGGACTACCTCCCATCTAG
- the LOC126956801 gene encoding uncharacterized protein LOC126956801 isoform X1, which yields MEGTVTRNGSLDNQPNQNTDLDVGRPGVQILPCSLSAGKLWSNYLASPSWFSLLQNEDVQAATSQNDSHPRLPKPPDRRQRSPTAQRHFLKTWGAQRWKQPIHPGAAPNAAGSQHPEPSDTKEQNEAPTARGGQIQGPQRKWRQTPSPGQSLCLSPSPCISFSFRSVGLPPI from the exons ATGGAAGGGACTGTCACCCGCAACGGGAGCCTTGACAACCAGCCAAATCAGAACACAGACCTTGATGTCGGACGGCCCggagttcaaatcctgccttgCTCTCTTTCAGCTGGAAAGCTGTGGTCAAATTACTTAGCCTCTCCAAGCTGGTTTTCccttctgcaaaatgaggatgtACAAGCTGCCACCTCACAGAATGACT CTCACCCACGCCTCCCCAAGCCTCCCGACAGAAGACAGAGGTCCCCCACAGCCCAGAGACATTTCCTGAAGACATGGGGAGCACAGAGGTGGAAACAGCCCATCCACCCAGGAGCGGCCCCCAATGCTGCCGGCAGCCAGCACCCAGAGCCATCAG ACACAAAGGAACAGAATGAGGCACCAACAGCCAGGGGTGGGCAGATTCAAGGCCCACAGAGGAAATGGAGGCAAACACCTTCCCCTGGTCAGAGTCTGTGCCTCAGCCCTTCTCCCTGCATCAGTTTCTCCTTCAGAAGCGTGGGACTACCTCCCATCTAG